One Thunnus thynnus chromosome 21, fThuThy2.1, whole genome shotgun sequence DNA segment encodes these proteins:
- the topbp1 gene encoding DNA topoisomerase 2-binding protein 1, with product MSNGDKEGFIVKFVESKAQKTEYAVKAYEAILELQSEKYLKTIDEDAVLAMDQKDKSLFVFSSFTTPAFLHCKKLGCRVVSPLVVLYCLQQQRCVPKAEMPVYNMAMADITVSCTSLDKTTRADVMDLVKLMGGRVYLDLNVSVTHLIAGEVGSKKYLVAASLGKPIMLPTWVKACWERSQDNLFRYTDLPMEDYLCPALRGCTVCVTGLSSTERKEVQRLCEQHGANYTGQLKMNECTHLIVSEPTGQKYECARKWNVYCVSLHWLFDSIEKGFCQDESRYKVERNASKTTRPHTSTPTGTSKKEDGPSLLGLSHISVNASMTINDTALTNGTISRLEAPDPIDSLDLTVCPADDLLDGCKLYLCGLPGKKLEKLRRLVNAAGGLRFNQPSEELTHLVMGELDQELKNFLSKATHRPHVVTVQWLLDSFSKGCLLPEAGYLHPDCLPPAPAAVSVPAHHTPTSRPSVGPPAASPSTPRQKRAEEDLLSQYMDDDPTIVDMPPPAESDSRRSVSTAAEPEPQPQSWTPNQTRGAEPGSTLHEASEAGLFVGKCFLFVGFGPEAEAQLSLLVTENGGKMLMGRTRVVADYAVVPLLGCSVEATVDEVVTDTWLAMCVEKECVLQLSSNPLFTPVPAMDGRFPLKNCVLSVSQFTGAERESLVELAKHLGANVQDYFVRLANQKKGMLASTHLVLQSPEGTKYQAAKKWGLPAVTMHWILESARTGQRAAEERFLVDLPPSPEREDESFVGGSQKPVMPPPARPSPETPLLGIQSGKVVTPLDLGRFQSKMFCSVLNEMKPKEDISTPKYNQEGGRRNPLQKEPSLQLNTPSRFLSRDQLFRPFVVKDALGALETPGGRSKPGERVETPLTDVINRNLKAALANSDHNIVSDMQAVTASPQLTKTTEKKVPEKEIGPLTGVVICVGKKLSKMQSELNAIAASLGADFRWACDDSVTHYIYQGRVGDNTREYRGVKERGLHVVSQYWLQACADEQKRVSESLYPFTYNPKMSLNLSQVPNSSQRSPPLTRTQLKDLTEAQDKSELNTTEEATTLRRVSDGSVDQEDLTERSETLEMRETLQRQLQEIMSATKLTTGRRTSVRLSRMGSGGADTGPNTPDGNRAGRSGSRRTLEALRMSREAAMDLNTEPSQSEQIVWDDPTAREERAKLADNLQWPGSPSQHSEPLAPPPPPTAENGPQFRDSMTDSELVEMAACDVIAQHMGQRVKSPPSEEPENNILTPKAPSIAFPLANPPVAPEPQEEGEEEKQPPRFQLSSLSPQERIDYSHLIEELGGVVLDKQSFDPSCSHIIVGTPLRNEKYLAAMAAGKWILHRSYLEACRSVGHFIQEDEYEWGSSSILDALPSITSQQRRLASAAMRWRKALQGRCDQGGAFSGWTVMLNIDQNRESGFRRLLQSGGAKVLSSPSPSLYKEATHLFADFSRLKPGDFRVDLSEATSQGVTCLKPEYIADYLMQEPIPPIEMYYLTEAPSEETPSTPSRKRKAAADTTRLKKTRLN from the exons ATGTCTAACGGAGACAAGGAAGGCTTCATTGTGAAGTTTGTGGAAAGTAAAGCACAGAAAACAGAGTATGCTGTCAAGGCTTATGAG GCCATTTTGGAGTTACAGTCTGAAAAGTACTTGAAAACCATCGATGAGGATGCTGTTTTAGCAATGGACCAGAAGGACAagtctctgtttgtcttcagtaGCTTCACCACTCCAGCCTTTCTGCACTGCAAGAAG CTTGGCTGCCGAGTGGTGAGTCCGTTGGTGGTGTTGTACTGCCTGCAGCAGCAGCGTTGTGTCCCCAAAGCAGAGATGCCGGTTTATAACATGGCCATGGCTGACATCACTGTCTCCTGCACCAGCCTGGATAAAACAACACGG GCAGATGTGATGGATCTGGTGAAACTCATGGGTGGACGGGTCTATCTTGACCTAAATGTATCAGTCACGCACCTGATAGCAGGAGAGGTGGGCAGCAAGAAATACCTGGTGGCTGCCAGCCTCGGTAAACCCATCATGCTGCCCACATGGGTCAAAGCGTGCTGGGAGAGATCTCAGGACAA tcttttcaggTACACAGACCTGCCCATGGAAGACTATCTGTGTCCTGCGCTGCGTGGCTGCACTGTTTGTGTGACAGGCCTCTCTAGCACAGAGCGCAAAGAGGTGCAGCGGCTCTGTGAGCAGCATGGAGCCAACTACACCGGTCAgctcaaaatgaatgaatgtacaCACCTCATCGTTAGTGAACCAACAG GTCAGAAGTACGAGTGTGCGAGGAAGTGGAATGTGTATTGCGTGTCTCTGCACTGGCTGTTTGACAGCATAGAGAAGGGCTTCTGTCAGGATGAGAGCAGGTACAAGGTGGAGCGTAATGCATCAAAGACCACTCGACCACACACTTCTACCCCTACTGGAACCAGCAAGAAGGAGG ACGGTCCATCTCTGTTGGGCTTGAGTCACATTTCAGTTAATGCTAGCATGACAATAAATGACACAGCCCTCACCAACGGCACCATCAGCCGCCTGGAAGCTCCAGACCCCATAGATAGTCTGGATCTCACCGTCTGCCCGGCTGATGATCTACTGGATGGCTGTAAG CTGTATCTGTGTGGCCTGCCGGGGAAGAAACTGGAGAAGCTGCGGCGTCTAGTGAACGCTGCAGGAGGTTTGCGCTTCAACCAGCCCAGTGAGGAACTCACACACCTGGTGATGGGAGAGCTGGACCAGGAACTCAAGAATTTTCTGTCCAAAGCAACTCACAG ACCTCATGTAGTGACGGTGCAGTGGCTGCTGGACAGCTTCTCCAAAGGATGTCTACTCCCAGAAGCAGGCTACCTCCACCCCGACTGTCTGCCCCCTGCTCCAGCTGCTGTATCTGTGCCAGCCCATCACACCCCAACGTCCCGGCCCTCAGTTGGTCCCCCTGCGGCCAGTCCTAGCACTCCCAGGcaaaaaagagcagaggaggatcTGCTCTCACAATACATGGATGATGACCCTACAATAG TTGACATGCCGCCACCAGCAGAGAGCGACAGCAGGAGGTCCGTCAGTACAGCTGCAGAGCCCGAGCCCCAGCCCCAGTCCTGGACACCAAACCAGACCAGAGGAGCAGAGCCAGGCTCAACCTTGCATGAAGCCAGTGAGGCAGGCCTCTTTGTCGGgaaatgtttcctttttgtgGGATTTGGCCCTGAGGCCGAGGCACAGCTCTCACTATTGGTGACAGAAAACGGAGGCAAGATGCTGATGGGTCGTACACGTGTTGTGGCTGACTATGCCGTGGTGCCGCTGTTGGGCTGTTCAGTGGAGGCCACGGTGGATGAGGTGGTCACTGATACCTGGCTG GCCATGTGTGTGGAGAAGGAGTGTGTCCTGCAGCTTTCCTCCAACCCTCTATTCACTCCTGTTCCTGCGATGGATGGTCGTTTTCCTCTCAAGAATTGTGTTCTCTCAGTCAGCCAGTTCACCGGAGCTGAGAGGGAGTCCTTAGTGGAGTTGGCCAAGCACCTCGGAGCCAA TGTCCAGGATTACTTTGTGCGCCTGGCCAATCAGAAAAAAGGCATGCTGGCCAGTACTCATCTGGTGCTGCAGAGCCCTGAAGGCACAAAGTACCAGGCAGCAAAGAAATGGGGGCTTCCAGCTGTCACCATGCACTGGATACTGGAGTCTGCTCGAACCGGCCAGAGGGCGGCGGAGGAGCGTTTTCTAGTTGACCTGCCACCCTCACCAG agagggaggatgagagTTTTGTCGGTGGTTCCCAGAAGCCAGTCATGCCTCCACCAGCACGTCCCTCCCCTGAGACCCCTTTGCTGGGTATCCAGAGCGGAAAGGTCGTCACCCCGCTGGATTTAGGCCGCTTTCAGAGCAAAATGTTTTGCTCCGTGTTGAACGAGATGAAGCCCAAAGAGGACATCAGCACCCCCAAATATAATCAGGAGGGCGGCAGAAGGAACCCCCTTCAGAAGGAGCCCTCCCTGCAGCTGAACACTCCTTCTCGTTTCCTCAGCAGAGACCAGCTTTTCAGGCCATTCGTTGTCAAG GATGCATTAGGAGCGTTGGAGACTCCAGGTGGGAGATCCAAGCCAGGAGAAAGGGTGGAGACTCCACTGACGGACGTCATCAACAGGAACCTGAAGGCTGCTCTGGCCAACAGCGACCACAATATCGTCTCAGATATGCAAGCAGTCACTGCCAGCCCCCAGCTTACAAAGACAACAGAGAAGAAG GTTCCAGAAAAGGAAATCGGTCCCCTGACTGGTGTTGTGATCTGTGTGGGGAAGAAACTGAGCAAGATGCAGAGTGAACTAAATGCCATTGCTGCCTCGCTTGGAGCTGACTTCAG gtgggcTTGTGACGATTCAGTGACCCACTACATCTACCAGGGCCGTGTGGGAGACAACACTCGGGAGTACAGAGGAGTGAAGGAAAGAGGGCTGCATGTGGTCTCCCAGTACTGGCTGCAGGCG TGCGCTGACGAGCAGAAACGTGTCTCAGAGTCTCTGTATCCTTTCACCTACAACCCCAAAATGAGCCTGAACCTGAGCCAGGTGCCCAACAGCTCTCAGAGGTCGCCGCCTTTGACACGAACACAGCTCAAAGACTTGACCGAAGCCCAGGACAAG TCTGAGCTCAATACCACAGAAGAAGCTACAACCTTACGTCGTGTAAGCGATGGAAGCGTCGATCAAGAAGATCTTACAGAAAGAAGCG AGACACTAGAGATGAGAGAGACCCTGCAAAGACAGCTCCAGGAGATCATGTCAGCCACCAAACTCACAACAGGCCGACGTACCTCAGTCAGACTCAGCAGGATGGGATCAGGAGGGGCAGACACGGGCCCCAACACGCCTGACGGGAACCGTGCTGGACGCAGTGGGAGCAGACGCACTCTAGAAGCTTTGAG GATGTCCAGAGAAGCAGCTATGGACCTAAACACAGAACCATCCCAGAGTGAGCAGATAGTTTGGGATGATCCTACAGCCAGGGAGGAGAGGGCCAAGCTCGCTGACAATTTACAGTGGCCTGGTAGTCCCTCACAGCACTCGGAGCCCCTCGcgcctccacctcctcccactGCAGAGAACGGCCCTCAGTTCAGGGACTCCATGACCGACTCTGAGCTGGTAGAGATGG CCGCTTGTGATGTCATCGCCCAGCATATGGGCCAGAGGGTCAAATCGCCTCCGTCAGAGGAGCCAGAAAACAACATCCTCACTCCTAAAGCCCCCAGCATCGCCTTCCCTCTCGCCAACCCTCCAGTCGCACCAGAGCCGCAG gAGGAGGGCGAGGAAGAAAAGCAGCCACCAAGATTTCAGCTGTCCTCCCTCAGCCCTCAGGAACGCATTGATTACAGTCACCTCATAGAGGAGCTCG GTGGTGTAGTCCTGGACAAGCAGTCTTTTGACCCCAGCTGCTCCCACATCATCGTAGGGACCCCCCTGCGCAACGAGAAGTACCTGGCAGCCATGGCAGCCGGAAAGTGGATCTTGCACCGCTCGTACCTGGAGGCCTGCCGGTCTGTGGGTCACTTCATCCAG GAGGATGAGTACGAGTGGGGCAGTAGCTCCATCCTGGATGCGTTGCCCTCCATCACCTCCCAGCAGAGGAGGCTGGCATCAGCTGCCATGCGCTGGAGAAAAGCCCTGCAGGGACGCTGTGATCAGGGG GGAGCCTTCAGTGGATGGACGGTCATGCTGAACATCGACCAGAACAGAGAATCAGGCTTCAGGCGGTTGCTGCAGTCCGGCGGGGCGAAG GTGCTGTCAAGTCCTTCCCCGTCCTTGTACAAGGAGGCAACTCACCTGTTTGCAGACTTCAGTCGGCTGAAACCCGGAGACTTCAGAGTCGACCTATCAGAGGCCACGTCCCAAGGAGTCACATGCTTGAAGCCAGAGTACATCGCAGACTACCTCATGCAG GAGCCAATCCCTCCTATCGAGATGTATTACCTGACTGAAGCTCCCTCTGAAGAAACTCCGAGCACCCCGTCACGTAAACGTAAAGCTGCAGCCGACACTACCAGACTGAAAAAGACTCGTCTGAACtga